The Achromobacter deleyi genome has a window encoding:
- a CDS encoding IclR family transcriptional regulator, with product MKPSPQPGSPPDAARRFAGISQNRSLARGLEILRAFKPGTDLLGNGELAERTGLSAATVSRLTQTLVTCGFLDHDRSARAYRLAAPVLSLGHAMRAASPVLKAATPLMRDVSNKLRVNVGLASADRAEMVYLESIRYNRKASLRTIVAGQRVPIELTSLGRAYLATLDASTREGLLSGIRRGYRSASWKPIGADIEQAIAKVATRGYCLASWQPGVVAMSTPLCGLGSQALALNFSLITDEAPSSVEQQHAAHLLALKARITHELERQALAG from the coding sequence ATGAAACCTTCCCCGCAGCCAGGATCCCCGCCCGATGCTGCCCGGCGCTTCGCCGGCATTAGTCAGAATCGCTCGCTTGCGCGCGGCCTGGAAATCCTCCGGGCCTTCAAGCCCGGCACCGATCTCCTGGGAAATGGTGAACTGGCCGAACGCACCGGCCTGTCCGCCGCAACGGTCAGCCGGCTGACCCAGACCCTGGTCACCTGCGGCTTTCTGGACCACGACCGCAGCGCCCGCGCCTACCGGCTTGCCGCGCCGGTGCTCAGCCTGGGCCACGCGATGCGCGCGGCGTCGCCGGTACTCAAGGCGGCAACGCCCCTCATGCGCGACGTATCCAACAAACTCCGCGTGAACGTCGGCCTGGCCAGCGCGGACCGCGCCGAAATGGTCTACCTGGAATCGATCCGCTACAACCGCAAGGCCTCGCTGCGCACCATCGTCGCCGGGCAGCGCGTCCCGATCGAACTGACCTCGCTAGGCCGCGCCTATCTGGCGACCCTGGACGCGTCCACACGCGAAGGCTTGTTGAGCGGAATAAGGCGCGGCTACCGCAGCGCCTCCTGGAAGCCGATCGGCGCCGACATCGAACAGGCAATCGCCAAGGTCGCGACCCGCGGCTATTGCCTGGCGTCCTGGCAACCCGGCGTGGTCGCCATGTCCACGCCACTGTGCGGCCTGGGCAGCCAGGCGCTGGCGCTTAACTTCAGCCTGATCACCGACGAAGCGCCTTCGTCGGTGGAGCAGCAGCACGCTGCACACCTGCTGGCCTTGAAGGCGAGAATCACTCATGAGCTTGAACGCCAGGCGCTGGCGGGCTGA
- the eno gene encoding phosphopyruvate hydratase, translated as MTVISNVKARRIWDSRGRPTVEVEITTASGSSGRGIAPAGASRGSREAVELRDGGTRLGGLDVMQAVAGVNREIAPILIGREVSDQAGIDAALIALDGTATKSRLGGNALIATSLAVLHAAAADANQPLWRYLAGSQATHLPLPQVQIFGGGAHAGRRVDVQDFMIIATGAQRFEQAMEMTAEVYRAAGELMVARSGQAGIADEGGWWPNFARNEDALDTLVAAIEKAGFEPGRDVSIALDIAASEFGRNGQYQLALEGQSLDSDGLCEKLLGWIGKYPIVSIEDPLAEDDERGLIAFTKAAGDKVQVVGDDYLVTNAERVTQAASKGACNTVLIKPNQAGTVTETRAALDAARHAGFRTIVSARSGETEDVAIVHLATGWNAGQLKVGSFARSERMAKWNEGIRLETGDDRPGDFIGAAALAGR; from the coding sequence ATGACCGTCATTAGCAACGTAAAGGCCCGCCGCATTTGGGACTCGCGCGGGCGCCCTACCGTTGAAGTCGAGATCACCACCGCATCAGGCAGTTCCGGCCGCGGCATCGCCCCCGCAGGCGCATCGCGCGGCTCGCGTGAAGCCGTCGAGTTACGCGATGGCGGTACGCGCCTGGGCGGGCTCGACGTGATGCAAGCTGTCGCCGGCGTAAACCGGGAAATCGCCCCTATCCTGATCGGACGCGAGGTCAGCGACCAGGCGGGGATCGATGCCGCCCTGATTGCACTGGACGGGACCGCCACGAAATCGCGCCTGGGCGGAAATGCGCTGATCGCCACCTCGCTGGCGGTCCTGCATGCGGCCGCCGCGGATGCGAACCAGCCGCTATGGCGGTATCTCGCCGGTTCGCAGGCGACTCATCTGCCCTTGCCTCAAGTCCAGATATTCGGGGGAGGCGCGCATGCGGGCCGGCGCGTCGATGTGCAGGATTTCATGATCATCGCGACCGGCGCCCAACGCTTCGAACAGGCAATGGAGATGACCGCCGAAGTGTATCGGGCCGCCGGGGAACTGATGGTGGCGCGTAGCGGGCAGGCCGGAATCGCCGACGAAGGCGGATGGTGGCCCAACTTCGCCCGCAACGAGGACGCCTTGGACACCCTGGTCGCCGCGATCGAGAAAGCCGGCTTCGAACCCGGCCGGGATGTGTCCATTGCGCTGGATATCGCAGCCTCGGAATTTGGCCGCAACGGGCAGTATCAACTCGCGCTGGAAGGCCAATCCCTGGACTCGGACGGCCTGTGCGAAAAGCTCCTGGGTTGGATCGGCAAATATCCCATCGTCTCGATCGAAGATCCTCTGGCCGAGGATGACGAGCGCGGGCTGATCGCGTTCACCAAGGCGGCAGGCGACAAAGTCCAGGTGGTTGGCGACGACTATCTGGTGACGAACGCCGAGCGCGTCACGCAAGCAGCCTCCAAGGGGGCCTGCAACACCGTCCTGATCAAGCCGAACCAGGCCGGCACGGTCACCGAAACGCGCGCGGCGCTGGATGCCGCCAGGCACGCCGGATTTCGCACCATCGTGTCCGCCCGGTCGGGGGAGACCGAAGACGTCGCGATCGTCCATCTGGCCACGGGCTGGAACGCGGGCCAATTGAAGGTCGGTTCATTTGCCCGCTCGGAGCGCATGGCGAAATGGAACGAGGGCATCCGCCTTGAGACCGGCGATGACCGCCCCGGCGACTTCATCGGCGCAGCCGCCCTTGCGGGCCGCTAA
- a CDS encoding MFS transporter translates to MSVGHTLAGRPPIDSGSEREQIVERALKKVTWRLIPFLFVCYFFAYLDRVNVGFAKLQMSNALSFSEAIYGLGAGIFFIGYFLFEVPSNMILHRVGARRWIARIMISWGLISAAMMFVQTPAAFYVLRFLLGVAEAGFFPGIILYLTYWFPAARRGRITALFMAAIPVSGIIGGPLSGWILDHFDGSMGMDGWQWLFLLEGLPTVFIGISVLFVLTDRVNDATWLTGDEKQALTETLNAEANTQEQNSFVLALKDRRVWTLCMIYFCIQMGVYAISFWLPTLIKASGIESSTAIGLVSAVPYIAAAITMLIIGYSADRKRERRWHLIVPVLMAGIGVMGAAYFPPTSMLALASLTLATMGFFTALPMFWPLPSAFLGGMAAAGGLAMINSFGNLAGFVSPYLVGWVRTSTGSAGMALYILAGIALIGAVLILTIPARSVNR, encoded by the coding sequence ATGAGCGTTGGTCACACCCTGGCGGGACGCCCGCCCATCGATAGCGGCAGCGAGCGCGAGCAGATCGTCGAGCGCGCCTTGAAAAAGGTCACTTGGCGGTTGATTCCGTTCTTGTTCGTCTGCTACTTCTTTGCCTATCTCGACCGGGTCAATGTCGGCTTTGCCAAGCTGCAGATGTCCAACGCGCTTTCGTTCAGCGAGGCGATATACGGCCTGGGCGCGGGGATCTTCTTCATCGGCTACTTCCTGTTCGAGGTGCCGAGCAACATGATCCTGCACCGCGTGGGCGCCAGGAGGTGGATCGCCCGCATCATGATTTCCTGGGGCCTGATCTCGGCCGCCATGATGTTTGTGCAAACGCCGGCCGCGTTCTATGTGCTGCGGTTTCTGCTCGGCGTGGCGGAGGCGGGATTCTTCCCTGGCATCATTCTGTACCTGACCTACTGGTTCCCCGCCGCCAGGCGCGGCCGGATCACCGCGCTGTTCATGGCCGCCATTCCGGTGTCTGGCATCATCGGCGGTCCTTTGTCCGGCTGGATCCTGGATCATTTCGACGGCAGCATGGGCATGGACGGCTGGCAATGGCTGTTCCTGCTCGAGGGCCTGCCTACGGTCTTTATCGGCATATCCGTCCTGTTTGTGCTGACAGATCGCGTGAACGACGCCACGTGGCTTACCGGCGACGAAAAGCAGGCCCTGACCGAGACCTTGAACGCCGAGGCCAACACCCAGGAACAAAACAGCTTCGTGCTGGCGCTGAAAGACCGCCGCGTCTGGACGCTGTGCATGATCTACTTCTGCATCCAGATGGGTGTCTACGCCATCAGCTTCTGGCTGCCCACCCTTATCAAGGCCAGCGGCATCGAGTCCAGCACGGCCATTGGCCTGGTCAGCGCCGTGCCCTACATCGCGGCCGCCATCACCATGCTGATCATCGGCTATTCCGCGGATCGCAAACGCGAACGCCGCTGGCACCTGATCGTTCCGGTGTTGATGGCGGGCATAGGCGTGATGGGCGCGGCCTACTTCCCGCCGACCAGCATGCTTGCCTTGGCCTCATTGACCCTGGCCACGATGGGCTTCTTCACGGCGTTGCCCATGTTCTGGCCGCTGCCTTCCGCGTTCCTGGGCGGCATGGCGGCGGCAGGTGGGCTCGCGATGATCAACTCCTTCGGCAATCTGGCGGGGTTTGTCAGTCCCTACCTGGTGGGGTGGGTACGGACCTCGACGGGCTCGGCCGGCATGGCCCTGTATATTCTGGCTGGCATCGCGCTGATCGGCGCCGTGCTTATCCTCACCATACCGGCACGTTCGGTCAATCGTTAA
- a CDS encoding tripartite tricarboxylate transporter substrate-binding protein, protein MMHRYVRRVCAALFCATALMSGAHAAQTLKGPIRIVVGYPPGGAADAVARVYADKLREALQLSVVVENRPGAGGQIAAQTFLSAPKDGTMLLVANSHMMSTLPLTIPSVKYDPVNDFAPIGKMAGFEHVLAVGHGVAAKSLDEYIGMTRKDANAGMFGIPAPGSAPQFIGYTLAQKNNVPLVPVPYKGGGPLVADLLGGHVTAGIDALGGMVEHHRSGRLKILAVTGPRRMDALPDVPTFTELGYPSLDTSGWVGLFAPRGTDSAIIAQVNQALRDISSKPEIQAALLPIGFVPASSTPAGLQEAVAQDLAIWGPIIKASGYQAQ, encoded by the coding sequence ATGATGCACCGTTACGTGCGCCGCGTTTGCGCGGCGTTGTTTTGCGCCACAGCGCTGATGTCCGGCGCCCACGCCGCCCAGACGCTCAAGGGGCCCATCAGGATCGTGGTCGGCTATCCGCCCGGTGGTGCGGCGGATGCCGTGGCCCGCGTCTATGCCGACAAGCTGCGCGAGGCCCTGCAGCTTTCCGTGGTGGTGGAAAACCGCCCGGGCGCGGGCGGGCAGATCGCGGCGCAGACCTTCCTGTCGGCGCCCAAGGACGGAACGATGCTGCTGGTGGCCAACAGCCACATGATGTCGACCTTGCCGCTGACCATACCGTCGGTGAAATACGATCCGGTGAATGATTTCGCGCCCATAGGCAAGATGGCCGGGTTCGAACATGTGCTGGCCGTGGGCCATGGCGTCGCCGCCAAGAGCCTGGACGAGTACATCGGCATGACCAGAAAGGATGCGAACGCCGGCATGTTCGGCATTCCCGCGCCTGGCAGCGCGCCGCAATTCATCGGGTACACCTTGGCGCAGAAGAACAATGTTCCGCTGGTGCCGGTTCCCTACAAGGGGGGCGGCCCCCTGGTCGCGGATCTGCTGGGCGGGCACGTGACCGCCGGCATCGACGCGTTGGGCGGCATGGTCGAGCATCACCGCTCGGGCCGTCTGAAGATTCTGGCCGTCACCGGTCCGCGCCGCATGGATGCCTTGCCCGATGTGCCCACGTTCACGGAACTGGGCTACCCCTCCCTGGATACCTCGGGCTGGGTTGGCCTGTTTGCGCCGCGCGGCACGGACAGCGCCATCATTGCCCAGGTGAATCAGGCGCTAAGGGATATTTCGTCCAAGCCGGAAATCCAGGCCGCGTTGTTGCCCATTGGATTTGTGCCGGCCAGCAGTACGCCGGCTGGCCTGCAGGAGGCAGTCGCGCAGGATCTGGCAATCTGGGGGCCCATCATCAAGGCCTCTGGCTATCAGGCGCAATAG
- a CDS encoding threonine/serine dehydratase codes for MSHTLTLDAMRGTAATLAPHIHTTPVAPLGGPNLDRLLDSSTQVLMKLELFQKTGTFKARGALNVAMQLTPEQRARGITAVSAGNHAIAAAFAAKAVGVSAKVVVQASANPQRLAVARSYGAEIVLAEDGAAAFAEMERIMADEGRAMIHPFEGIYTSLGTATLGLELAAQAPELDAVVVAIGGGGLASGVSAAIKTVLPRCQVYGVEPEGANVMSLSFAKGEPVRMNPPPSTIADSLAPPMTLPVAYGLCRRYLDDLVTVSDDDICRAMAVQFRDGKLAVEPAAATALAAVLGPLRERLQGKRVGIIICGANIDSATFGTLLARGERALA; via the coding sequence ATGAGCCACACCCTGACCTTGGACGCCATGCGCGGCACCGCCGCCACCTTGGCCCCGCACATTCACACGACGCCGGTCGCCCCCCTGGGCGGTCCGAATCTGGACCGCCTGCTGGACTCGTCGACGCAGGTACTGATGAAGCTGGAGCTCTTCCAGAAAACCGGGACATTCAAAGCGCGCGGCGCGCTGAACGTGGCGATGCAATTGACGCCAGAGCAACGCGCCCGGGGCATTACCGCCGTGAGCGCGGGCAATCATGCCATCGCCGCGGCGTTTGCCGCCAAGGCGGTCGGCGTCAGCGCCAAGGTGGTAGTGCAGGCCAGCGCGAACCCTCAACGGCTGGCCGTGGCGCGCAGCTATGGCGCGGAAATTGTGCTGGCCGAGGACGGCGCCGCCGCGTTTGCCGAGATGGAACGCATCATGGCCGACGAAGGCCGCGCCATGATCCACCCGTTTGAAGGCATCTACACCTCGTTGGGCACCGCCACGCTCGGTCTGGAACTGGCGGCGCAGGCCCCGGAACTGGACGCCGTCGTCGTCGCGATTGGCGGCGGGGGATTGGCCAGCGGCGTGTCGGCCGCCATCAAGACGGTACTGCCCCGCTGCCAGGTCTACGGCGTGGAGCCGGAAGGCGCGAATGTCATGAGCCTGAGCTTCGCCAAGGGCGAGCCCGTGCGCATGAACCCGCCGCCCAGCACCATCGCGGACAGCCTGGCTCCGCCGATGACGCTGCCGGTGGCCTACGGCTTGTGCCGCCGGTACCTCGACGATCTGGTCACGGTCAGCGACGATGACATCTGCCGCGCCATGGCCGTGCAGTTCCGGGACGGCAAGCTCGCCGTTGAACCTGCGGCCGCCACCGCCCTGGCCGCGGTGCTGGGCCCGTTGCGGGAACGCCTGCAAGGCAAGCGGGTCGGGATCATCATCTGCGGCGCCAACATCGACAGCGCCACCTTCGGCACGCTGCTTGCGCGAGGCGAACGGGCGCTTGCCTGA
- a CDS encoding helix-turn-helix transcriptional regulator: MHAIVRADTQPGVAGAPPAGYDIVQDRVFGKRRIMRAQSPLAGVTGERAYLHVGSGMSVSASNMRHAAPSTETITGGGVIKVHTRLAGASKVGIGNQCGQSVGIATCSALIHPRGEPKIERFDADIAERSVTVACTAEFLNEEFGLDQLLPTPAPIARFLDGREDSFYSLDLPLQWEMRRAGSSILDDFFCGSSEIMLIEARALEILGRFFQQICADAPPAAGTALRPRDRRMAMQARDMLDALLGEPPSLGQLAREVGTHQAKLMRIFKAVHGTTISGYMENARMERARDLLVNEGLSVTQVAFEMGYQHPGNFTTAFKRHYGMLPSAMRPGR; encoded by the coding sequence ATGCATGCCATAGTCCGCGCCGACACGCAGCCAGGCGTCGCCGGCGCCCCGCCCGCCGGTTACGACATCGTCCAGGACCGCGTGTTTGGCAAGCGCCGCATCATGCGGGCGCAATCGCCCCTGGCGGGGGTGACCGGCGAACGCGCCTATCTCCATGTGGGGTCGGGCATGTCGGTCAGCGCCTCGAACATGAGGCATGCCGCCCCGTCCACCGAGACGATTACCGGCGGCGGCGTCATCAAGGTTCATACGCGGCTGGCCGGCGCCAGCAAGGTGGGCATCGGCAATCAATGCGGCCAGTCCGTGGGCATTGCCACCTGTTCCGCGCTGATACACCCTCGCGGCGAACCGAAGATCGAACGGTTCGACGCCGACATCGCCGAACGCTCCGTCACCGTGGCCTGCACGGCGGAATTTCTGAACGAAGAGTTCGGCCTGGACCAGTTGTTGCCCACGCCCGCGCCGATCGCGCGTTTCCTGGACGGCCGCGAGGACAGTTTCTACAGCCTTGACCTGCCCCTGCAGTGGGAAATGCGCCGCGCGGGCAGCTCCATCCTTGACGACTTTTTCTGCGGATCGTCGGAGATCATGCTGATCGAAGCCCGGGCGCTTGAGATCCTGGGCCGCTTTTTCCAGCAAATCTGCGCCGATGCGCCCCCTGCCGCCGGCACGGCCCTGCGCCCTCGCGACCGGCGCATGGCCATGCAGGCGCGCGACATGCTCGACGCACTGCTTGGCGAGCCGCCCAGCCTGGGCCAGCTGGCCCGGGAGGTTGGCACGCACCAGGCAAAACTGATGCGTATTTTCAAGGCGGTGCATGGCACGACCATCAGCGGCTACATGGAAAATGCGCGCATGGAACGTGCGCGCGACCTGCTGGTGAACGAGGGGCTGTCGGTCACGCAGGTCGCATTTGAAATGGGGTATCAGCATCCGGGCAACTTCACGACCGCCTTCAAGCGCCACTACGGCATGCTGCCCAGCGCAATGCGCCCGGGGCGCTGA
- a CDS encoding LacI family DNA-binding transcriptional regulator, translating into MAAGAKARTLARRNSCAPFMTRSRMAVCEPFSYHGFQSGDVPMVTIKHIAESLGLAHTTVSRALNDHRSISAATKARVREEAERLGYIPNSGARLMRNGASRILGLIVPDVQNEFFSAVARALANECAQLGYQVVLGVSEDDPQREEEHVRALLASRALGVMVAPCGRSTAATRQMLARLPHVQLLRFDKDLGPLSVRVADEQALNAATRHLLALGHRHIAYIGAAAELSTGGARLNGYLNAMQAAGVAQDPAWIRLGSTLPEFGRQAVLGLLTECPGITALIVASPRQLLGALKGLREAQVAVPGHLSLLGYGDTEWFEVSDPAITGMALPVHDMSAHATRLMFSALREPHFTEAAAIFEPQLVTRESTGPVRRKI; encoded by the coding sequence ATGGCCGCGGGCGCCAAGGCGCGAACGCTGGCGCGACGGAATTCATGCGCGCCGTTCATGACCCGCTCTCGTATGGCAGTATGTGAACCCTTCAGCTACCACGGTTTTCAATCGGGCGACGTTCCCATGGTCACGATCAAGCACATCGCGGAGTCTCTAGGTCTTGCGCACACGACGGTATCGCGTGCGCTGAACGATCACCGCAGCATCAGCGCCGCGACCAAGGCCCGGGTCCGTGAAGAGGCGGAACGCCTGGGGTACATCCCCAATTCCGGCGCCCGCCTGATGCGAAACGGAGCCAGCCGGATTCTCGGCCTGATCGTGCCCGACGTCCAAAACGAATTTTTCAGCGCGGTGGCCCGGGCGCTGGCCAACGAATGCGCCCAGCTGGGATATCAGGTCGTGCTGGGGGTCTCGGAGGACGATCCTCAGCGCGAAGAAGAACACGTGCGCGCCCTGCTTGCCAGCCGCGCCTTGGGCGTAATGGTGGCGCCGTGTGGCCGCAGCACTGCGGCCACACGGCAGATGCTGGCCCGCTTGCCGCATGTTCAGCTGCTTCGTTTCGACAAGGATCTCGGCCCCTTGTCCGTGCGCGTCGCGGATGAACAAGCCTTGAATGCCGCCACGCGGCACCTGCTGGCACTGGGCCATCGCCACATCGCCTATATCGGGGCCGCCGCCGAACTCAGTACCGGCGGCGCGCGCCTGAACGGCTACCTGAACGCCATGCAAGCCGCCGGCGTGGCGCAAGATCCTGCCTGGATCCGGCTGGGCTCCACCCTGCCCGAGTTCGGCCGCCAGGCGGTCCTTGGACTGTTGACCGAGTGTCCGGGCATTACCGCGCTGATAGTCGCCAGCCCCCGCCAGTTATTGGGAGCCTTGAAGGGATTGCGCGAAGCGCAGGTTGCCGTGCCCGGGCACTTGTCGCTTCTGGGTTATGGCGACACCGAATGGTTTGAAGTCAGCGACCCCGCCATCACCGGCATGGCGCTGCCCGTTCACGACATGAGTGCGCACGCCACCCGGCTTATGTTCAGCGCGCTTCGAGAGCCGCACTTCACCGAAGCCGCCGCCATCTTTGAACCGCAGCTCGTCACGCGCGAGTCGACGGGCCCGGTCCGCCGAAAAATCTAA
- a CDS encoding DUF2817 domain-containing protein: MFDTLETEHYFAPDYGAAREKFLAACRLCDLPVESWRHPLNGPGGAPLFTDVARIGPRSARHVLVLTSGVHGPELMAGSGCQAGWLLRTGGKALPPDTAVVLVHAINPWGAAHLRRYTDGNVDLCRNYVDFSQAQGCAQGYEALHAAVVADPRDARAVSAADATLARFQQEHGTPALYAALMAGQYRYPDGMGYGGAGPDWSRVTMERILREHAGTAERVNLVDYHTGLGAYSYGCVVALQSGAALERVRSVFGEWVLAPLSTTRVEDRVPVTGHTTPGYEQILPQARVMALVLEYGTYAQEQMLELLLADHRETFGGARSGHSGSAARQGLLRFFYPDDPRWKRAVFERSQQVIAQAMAELSRD; this comes from the coding sequence ATGTTCGACACTCTGGAAACTGAACACTACTTCGCGCCGGATTATGGCGCGGCGCGCGAGAAGTTCCTGGCGGCGTGCCGCCTGTGCGATCTGCCTGTCGAGTCCTGGCGGCATCCCCTGAACGGTCCTGGCGGCGCGCCGCTGTTTACCGACGTGGCCCGGATCGGTCCCAGGTCCGCGCGCCACGTGCTGGTCCTGACCTCGGGCGTGCACGGGCCGGAACTGATGGCGGGATCGGGCTGCCAGGCCGGATGGCTGCTGCGTACCGGCGGCAAGGCCCTGCCGCCGGACACCGCGGTCGTGCTGGTCCATGCGATCAATCCCTGGGGCGCGGCGCATTTGCGGCGCTATACCGATGGCAACGTGGACCTCTGCCGCAACTACGTGGATTTCAGCCAGGCTCAGGGGTGCGCGCAAGGATACGAAGCGCTGCATGCCGCCGTCGTCGCGGACCCGCGGGATGCGCGGGCGGTAAGCGCCGCCGACGCCACGCTTGCGCGCTTTCAGCAGGAGCACGGCACGCCCGCGCTTTACGCGGCGCTGATGGCGGGCCAGTATCGCTATCCGGACGGGATGGGCTATGGCGGAGCGGGCCCGGATTGGTCGCGCGTCACGATGGAGCGCATCTTGCGCGAGCACGCGGGCACCGCGGAGCGGGTCAACCTGGTGGACTACCACACGGGCCTGGGCGCGTATTCGTACGGCTGCGTGGTGGCGTTGCAAAGCGGCGCCGCATTGGAGCGGGTGCGCAGCGTCTTTGGCGAATGGGTGCTGGCGCCCTTGTCGACGACGCGCGTCGAAGACAGGGTGCCGGTCACCGGCCACACCACGCCGGGCTATGAACAGATCCTGCCGCAAGCGCGGGTGATGGCCCTGGTGCTGGAATATGGCACCTACGCGCAGGAGCAGATGCTGGAACTGCTCTTGGCGGATCATCGGGAGACCTTTGGCGGCGCGCGCTCCGGCCATTCCGGATCCGCGGCCCGCCAGGGCTTGCTGCGGTTCTTCTACCCGGATGACCCGCGATGGAAGCGCGCCGTGTTCGAGCGCTCGCAGCAGGTCATCGCGCAGGCCATGGCTGAGCTGTCGCGAGATTGA
- a CDS encoding RidA family protein translates to MTSAHLAADPPARPGPTPHFSPVRVAGSLAYVSGQMAFSSGYTLVQGGVAEQTRQCLRNIEAALAPVGLSLDDVVKTTVWLTRSDDFTAFNAAYADALGSRTPPSRSTVRADLMVPGALVEIEAVALLP, encoded by the coding sequence ATGACATCTGCCCACCTTGCCGCCGACCCGCCAGCCCGCCCCGGCCCGACGCCCCATTTTTCGCCCGTCCGGGTGGCTGGCTCCCTGGCCTATGTGTCCGGACAGATGGCATTCAGCAGCGGCTACACGCTGGTGCAGGGCGGCGTGGCCGAACAGACCCGCCAGTGCCTGCGCAATATCGAAGCGGCGCTGGCGCCGGTGGGCCTGTCCCTGGACGACGTGGTCAAGACCACCGTCTGGCTCACCCGCAGCGATGACTTCACGGCGTTCAATGCCGCCTATGCCGACGCATTGGGCTCACGCACGCCGCCCAGCCGCTCCACGGTACGCGCGGACTTGATGGTGCCAGGCGCGCTGGTTGAAATCGAAGCGGTCGCCCTGCTTCCCTGA
- a CDS encoding phosphotransferase translates to MEFVDLTQTPAELQQLLVKLGLAKTGETPVITPLTGGVSSGIYRIELASGTYCLKQALPQLKVAKEWLVPVDRVFAEIDWLNTAATVVPGNVPRVLGQDAASKCFVMEYLAGDYTNWKTALLAGQVDAGVARQVGDVLGRIHQATAGDEVLRTRFATDENFYAIRLEPYLVETARVHPALATRLLDLVKLTQSNRKVLVHGDVSPKNIMVGAAGPVLLDAECAWYGEPAFDVAFCLNHLLLKAAWMPQHLGALMQAFQALVDAYFSHADFESPRALEQRVAHLLPALTLARIDGKSPAEYLNDNARGRIRAAAISLLQSPADQLSQIRDHWTKEFSL, encoded by the coding sequence ATGGAATTCGTGGACCTGACGCAGACCCCTGCCGAGCTACAGCAATTGCTCGTGAAACTGGGTTTGGCAAAGACCGGGGAAACACCGGTGATCACCCCGCTGACGGGAGGCGTGTCCTCCGGCATTTACAGGATTGAGCTGGCCTCCGGAACTTATTGCCTGAAGCAGGCCTTGCCCCAACTCAAAGTGGCCAAGGAATGGCTGGTGCCGGTGGACCGCGTGTTCGCTGAGATTGACTGGTTGAACACGGCGGCCACCGTGGTGCCGGGGAATGTGCCGCGCGTCCTGGGGCAGGACGCCGCGTCCAAGTGCTTCGTCATGGAGTATCTGGCGGGCGACTACACAAATTGGAAAACCGCCCTGCTCGCCGGCCAGGTCGATGCCGGGGTGGCCCGGCAAGTCGGCGACGTGCTGGGCCGCATCCACCAGGCCACGGCCGGCGACGAGGTCCTCCGGACTCGATTCGCCACGGACGAGAATTTCTATGCGATTCGTCTGGAGCCCTATCTGGTCGAGACCGCGCGGGTGCACCCGGCATTGGCCACGCGCCTGCTCGATCTCGTCAAGTTGACGCAAAGCAACCGGAAGGTCCTGGTGCATGGCGACGTCAGCCCCAAGAACATCATGGTGGGCGCGGCTGGCCCGGTGTTGCTGGACGCCGAATGCGCCTGGTACGGCGAACCTGCATTCGATGTGGCGTTCTGCCTGAATCACCTGCTCTTGAAAGCCGCCTGGATGCCGCAGCACCTCGGCGCGCTGATGCAGGCCTTCCAGGCGCTCGTGGATGCCTATTTCTCCCATGCGGATTTCGAATCGCCGCGCGCGCTTGAGCAGCGCGTGGCCCATTTGCTGCCCGCCCTGACGCTGGCCCGCATCGACGGCAAATCGCCGGCCGAATATCTGAATGACAACGCCCGCGGCCGCATTCGCGCAGCGGCTATCTCCCTACTTCAATCGCCCGCGGATCAGCTCAGCCAGATCCGCGATCACTGGACCAAGGAATTTTCCCTATGA